In Chaetodon trifascialis isolate fChaTrf1 chromosome 6, fChaTrf1.hap1, whole genome shotgun sequence, one DNA window encodes the following:
- the gapvd1 gene encoding GTPase-activating protein and VPS9 domain-containing protein 1 isoform X9, which yields MVKPDIHTLAHHLKQERLYVASEKQLIQRLNSDVLKTAERLYRAAWIAKQQRINLDRLILTSAEASPAECCQHAKMLEDTQFVDGYKTLGFQETIYGEFLARLRENPRLVASCLVAGERLNQEHTQGVIHTVFTSLYGNCIMQEDESYLLQVLRYLIEFELKESDNPRRLLRRGTCAFSILFKLFSEGLYSAKLFLTATLHEPIMQLLVEDEDHLETDPAKVTERLTPAQQERFGEKGSEGYKQRVQAAVEANEAKLVALVNKFIGYLKQNTYCFPHSLRWIVSQMYKTLSCVERLEVGEVRTMCTDLLLTCFICPAIVNPEQYGIISDAPINEVARFNLMQVGQLLQQLAMADDDADPRRKSSLSKFDKSCVAAFLDVVIGGRAVETPPMSSMNLLEGLSRTVVYITHNQLLVLVDFVRSVMAGDHLREEEHMALETLLANVPQSRTVKSNSLELTPSNTPQLSPATTPANKKNRLPIAARSRSRTNIAQEGEAEASSQESLQELMPEEVLVISLGTGPQTVPGMMSENEVLNLQMADGAQGDGHADDTKLHGKPDKTLRFSLCSDNLEGISEGPSNRSNSVSSLDLEGESVSELGAGPSGSNGVEALQLLEHEQATTQDNLDDKLRKFEIRDMMGLTDDRDISETVSETWSTDVLGSDFDPNMDEDRLQEIAGAAAENMLGSLLCLPGSGSVLLDPYGSTISETTSEAWSVEVLPSDSEAPDLKQEERLQELESCSGVGSTSDDTEVREVSSRPSTPGLSVVSGISATSEDIPNKIEDLRSECSSDFGGKDSVTSPDGEESGHGAHHLTSPPSQSDSLLAMFDPLSSAEGSSTGTIVRPKVHYARPAHPPPDPPIPEASALGQETRHSLFTPHCLAQAELEHTKQRHSFPDRLVRSRSSDIVCPGRRPTSDPGLNRRVAVEERDPAGAFALGPSSSPSKDSLKGEAEDRKDSDDEKSDRNRPWWKKRFVSAIPKAPIAAFRKRDKQEKDDISQERIPQDDPLPRQSCQAQAAEDILDKYRNIKRTSPSDGATGGASYDGTGDLCVEDNVHDSPREDTLQNISTDDLPDSASQTAQQHDSKFSFSDAKKKLRLALCSADSVALPIMAPATTRNGLPDHMDSEDNEIVCFLKVQLAEAINLQDKNQMAQIQETTRCVSRFDARTCRKLLAAIAEDYRKRAPYIAYLTRCRQGLQTSQAHLERLLQRVLRDKEVANRYFTTVCVRLLLEHMESRMLDFIKAFQGCTAADDKTAAVEDFLRYLYGAMARDAIWQYASEDQLQDAQMAIERSVMNRIFKLAFYPNQDGDILRDQLFHEHIQRLSKVVTANHKALQVPEVYLKEAPWPSAQSEIRTINAYKTPRDKVQCILRMCSTIMNLLSLANEDSVPGADDFVPVLVFVLIRANPPCLLSTVQYINNFYASRLSGEECYWWMQFTAALEFIKTIDDRK from the exons ATGGTGAAGCCAGACATCCACACTCTGGCCCACCACCTGAAGCAGGAGCGGCTGTACGTGGCGTCGGAGAAGCAGCTGATCCAGAGGCTCAACAGCGATGTGCTGAAGACCGCCGAGAGGCTGTACCGAGCTGCGTGGATCGCCAAGCAGCAGAGGATCAACCTCGACCGCCTCATTCTCACCAG CGCGGAGGCCTCTCCGGCTGAATGCTGCCAACATGCCAAAATGCTGGAAGACACACAGTTTGTCGATGGCTACAAGACTTTGGGCTTCCAGGAGACCATCTATGGCGAGTTCTTGGCCCGGTTGAGGGAGAATCCCAGACTGGTAGCATCGTGTCTGGTGgcaggagagaggctgaaccAGGAGCACACCCAGGGAGTCATCCATACAGTCTTCACCTCACTTTATGGCAACTGTATCATGCAAGAGGATGAGAGctacctgctgcag GTGTTGCGATACCTGATAGAGTTTGAACTGAAGGAGAGCGACAACCCTCGCCGTCTCCTGCGACGGGGAACCTGTGCCTTCAGCATCCTTTTCAAGCTCTTCTCCGAGGGCCTGTACTCAGCCAAGCTCTTCCTCACTGCTACCCTCCATGAACCCATAatgcagctgctggtggaagATGAAGACCACCTGGAGACTGACCCAGCCAAGGTGACAGAACGCCTCACTCCGGCCCAGCAGGAACGTTTTGGGGAGAAGGGCTCCGAGGGCTACAAACAACGGGTGCAGGCAGCGGTGGAGGCCAACGAAGCCAAACTGGTCGCTCTGGTCAACAAGTTTATCGGTTACCTGAAGCAGAACACCTACTGCTTTCCCCACAGCCTGCGCTGGATAGTGTCACAGATGTACAAGACGTTGTCCTGTGTGGAGCGTCTTGAGGTGGGTGAGGTGCGCACCATGTGTACAGACCTGCTGCTGACCTGCTTCATCTGCCCAGCTATAGTGAATCCAGAGCAGTATGGAATCATCTCAGACGCCCCCATCAACGAAGTGGCCCGCTTCAATCTGATGCAG GTGGGGCAGCTTCTGCAGCAGTTGGCCAtggctgatgatgatgcagaCCCAAGACGTAAAAGCAGTTTGTCCAAATTTGACAAG AGTTGTGTTGCTGCCTTTCTGGATGTGGTGATCGGCGGAAGAGCGGTCGAGACCCCACCCATGTCCTCCATGAACCTCCTCGAAGGCCTCAGTAGGACTGTGGTCTATATTACGCATAATCAGCTGCTCGTGCTG GTGGACTTTGTGCGGAGCGTGATGGCAGGGGACCATCTTCGGGAGGAGGAGCACATGGCTCTGGAGACCCTGCTTGCCAACGTGCCCCAGAGTCGAACTGTGAAGAGCAACAGCCTGGAGCTCACTCCCTCCAACACCCCCCAGCTCTCCCCAGCCACCACTCCTGCCAACAAGAAGAACAGGCTCCCCATAG CTGCTCGGAGCCGCAGCCGTACCAACATCGCCcaggagggggaggcagaggcCAGCTCCCAAGAATCCCTGCAGGAGCTGATGCCAGAGGAGGTGCTGGTGATCTCACTGGGAACTGGTCCTCAGACCGTCCCTGGGATGATGTCAGAGAATGAG GTTTTGAACCTGCAGATGGCTGATGGGGCCCAGGGGGACGGCCATGCTGATGATACTAAGCTGCATGGGAAACCAGACAAAACCCTGCGCTTCTCCCTCTGCAGCGACAACTTGGAAGGCATCTCAGAGG GTCCATCCAATCGCTCGaactctgtgtcctctctggaCCTGGAGGGAGAGTCTGTTTCTGAGCTGGGAGCCGGACCGTCAGGGAGCAACGGGGTGGAGGCTCTGCAGCTTCTGGAGCATGAACAgg CCACCACTCAGGACAACCTGGACGACAAACTGCGCAAGTTTGAGATCAGAGACATGATGGGTCTGACGGATGATCGGGACATTTCTGAGACTGTCAGTGAAACTTGGAGCACCGATGTGCTCGGCAGCGACTTCGACCCCAACATGGATGAAGATCGGCTGCAGGAAATAGCAG GGGCGGCTGCAGAGAACATGCTCGGCAGCCTGCTGTGTCTTCCTGGCTCGGGTTCAGTGCTGCTGGACCCCTATGGCTCCACCATCTCCGAGACCACGAGCGAGGCCTGGAGCGTGGAGGTGCTTCCCAGCGACTCAG AAGCCCCAGACCTGAAGCAGGAGGAGCgtctgcaggagctggagagctGCTCAGGGGTCGGCAGCACCTCAGACGACACCGAGGTCAGAGAGGTCAGCTCGAGACCCAGCACGCCGGGCCTCAGCGTCGTGTCCG GTATCAGCGCGACCTCAGAAGACATCCCGAACAAGATCGAGGACCTGCGGTCAGAGTGCAGCTCAGACTTTGGAGGGAAGGACTCTGTGACCAGTCCAGATGGGGAGGAGTCAGGCCACG gaGCGCACCATCTGACATCCCCGCCCTCACAGTCTGATTCCTTGCTGGCCATGTTCGatcccctctcctctgctgaag GTTCCTCCACCGGAACAATAGTGAGGCCTAAAGTGCACTACGCCAGGCCCGCTCACCCTCCCCCCGATCCTCCCATCCCTGAAGCCAGTGCCCTGGGGCAGGAGACACGCCACTCTCTCTTCACGCCTCACTGCCTGGCCCAGGCCGAGCTGGAGCACACCAAGCAGCGCCACTCCTTCCCTGACAGGCTGGTCCGCAGCCGCAGCTCTGACATCGTGTGCCCAGGCCGCCGGCCCACAAGCGACCCCGGCCTTAACCGGCGGGTGGCAGTCGAAGAGCGCGACCCTGCCGGGGCCTTCGCCTTAGGACCGTCCTCGTCCCCCAGCAAGGACTCCCTGAAAGGAGAG GCAGAGGACAGGAAAGACAGCGACGACGAGAAGTCTGATCGCAACAGGCCATGGTGGAAGAAACGCTTCGTGTCAGCCATTCCCAAAG ctcccaTAGCAGCGTTTCGGAAAAGGGACAAGCAGGAGAAAGACGACATTTCCCAGGAGCGTATCCCACAAG ACGACCCGCTGCCCAGACAGAGCTGTCAAGCACAGGCAGCTGAAGACATCCTGGACAAGTACAGGAACATCAAGAGGACCAGCCCGAGTGATGGCGCCACCGGCGGAGCTTCGTACGACGGGACAGGAG ATCTTTGTGTTGAGGACAACGTGCACGACTCTCCCAGAGAAGACACTCTGCAGAACATTTCCACAGATGACCTTCCAGACTCAGCCAGCCAGACAGCGCAGCAGCACGACTCCAAGTTCTCATTCAG TGATGCAAAGAAGAAGCTGCGGTTGGCGTTGTGCTCCGCAGACTCGGTGGCTCTGCCCATCATGGCTCCTGCAACCACACGAAACGGGCTGCCCGACCACATGGACTCTGAAG ACAATGAGATCGTCTGCTTCCTGAAGGTTCAGCTAGCAGAGGCCATCAACCTCCAGGATAAGAACCAGATGGCCCAGATCCAGGAGACCACGCGCTGCGTCAGCCGCTTCGACGCGCGCAcctgcaggaagctgctggCTGCCATCGCTGAGGATTACAG AAAGCGGGCGCCGTACATAGCTTATCTCACCAGATGTCGTCAGGGCCTGCAGACCTCTCAGGCCCATCTGGAGAGGCTCCTCCAGAGGGTGCTGAGAGACAAGGAGGTGGCGAACCGCTACTTCACCACGGTCTGCGTCCGGCTGCTTCTCGAACACATGGAGTCCAGGATGCTCGACTTCATCAAAG cgtTCCAGGGCTGCACAGCAGCCGATGACAAGACAGCCGCAGTGGAGGATTTTCTGCGCTACCTGTATGGCGCCATGGCCCGTGATGCCATTTGGCAGTATGCGAGCGAGGACCAGCTGCAGGACGCCCAGATGGCGATCGAGCGCAGCGTTATGAACCGCATCTTCAAACTGGCCTTCTACCCCAACCAGGATGGAGATATTCTCAGAGACCA GCTTTTCCACGAGCACATCCAGCGGCTCTCAAAAGTAGTGACGGCCAATCACAAAGCTCTTCAGGTCCCAGAG GTGTACCTGAAGGAGGCCCCCTGGCCCTCTGCCCAGTCTGAGATCAGGACCATCAACGCCTACAAGACGCCGCGAGACAAAGTCCAGTGCATACTGCGCATGTGCTCCACCATCATGAACCTCCTCAGCCTGGCCAACGAAGACTCCGTCCCTGGAGCGGACGACTTTGTCCCCGTGCTCGTCTTTGTCCTCATCAGG GCAAACCCGCCCTGCCTGCTGTCCACCGTTCAGTACATCAATAATTTCTATGCCAGCCGGCTGAGTGGGGAGGAGTGCTATTGGTGGATGCAGTTCACCGCGGCGCTGGAATTCATTAAGACCATCGACGATCGCAAGTGA
- the gapvd1 gene encoding GTPase-activating protein and VPS9 domain-containing protein 1 isoform X3 yields the protein MVKPDIHTLAHHLKQERLYVASEKQLIQRLNSDVLKTAERLYRAAWIAKQQRINLDRLILTSAEASPAECCQHAKMLEDTQFVDGYKTLGFQETIYGEFLARLRENPRLVASCLVAGERLNQEHTQGVIHTVFTSLYGNCIMQEDESYLLQVLRYLIEFELKESDNPRRLLRRGTCAFSILFKLFSEGLYSAKLFLTATLHEPIMQLLVEDEDHLETDPAKVTERLTPAQQERFGEKGSEGYKQRVQAAVEANEAKLVALVNKFIGYLKQNTYCFPHSLRWIVSQMYKTLSCVERLEVGEVRTMCTDLLLTCFICPAIVNPEQYGIISDAPINEVARFNLMQVGQLLQQLAMADDDADPRRKSSLSKFDKSCVAAFLDVVIGGRAVETPPMSSMNLLEGLSRTVVYITHNQLLVLVDFVRSVMAGDHLREEEHMALETLLANVPQSRTVKSNSLELTPSNTPQLSPATTPANKKNRLPIGQHLAAITSWDPTATTLSAHIPLVTPFAARSRSRTNIAQEGEAEASSQESLQELMPEEVLVISLGTGPQTVPGMMSENEVLNLQMADGAQGDGHADDTKLHGKPDKTLRFSLCSDNLEGISEGPSNRSNSVSSLDLEGESVSELGAGPSGSNGVEALQLLEHEQATTQDNLDDKLRKFEIRDMMGLTDDRDISETVSETWSTDVLGSDFDPNMDEDRLQEIAGAAAENMLGSLLCLPGSGSVLLDPYGSTISETTSEAWSVEVLPSDSEAPDLKQEERLQELESCSGVGSTSDDTEVREVSSRPSTPGLSVVSGISATSEDIPNKIEDLRSECSSDFGGKDSVTSPDGEESGHGAHHLTSPPSQSDSLLAMFDPLSSAEGSSTGTIVRPKVHYARPAHPPPDPPIPEASALGQETRHSLFTPHCLAQAELEHTKQRHSFPDRLVRSRSSDIVCPGRRPTSDPGLNRRVAVEERDPAGAFALGPSSSPSKDSLKGEAEDRKDSDDEKSDRNRPWWKKRFVSAIPKVLYWTAESDVPAPIAAFRKRDKQEKDDISQERIPQDDPLPRQSCQAQAAEDILDKYRNIKRTSPSDGATGGASYDGTGDLCVEDNVHDSPREDTLQNISTDDLPDSASQTAQQHDSKFSFSDAKKKLRLALCSADSVALPIMAPATTRNGLPDHMDSEDNEIVCFLKVQLAEAINLQDKNQMAQIQETTRCVSRFDARTCRKLLAAIAEDYRKRAPYIAYLTRCRQGLQTSQAHLERLLQRVLRDKEVANRYFTTVCVRLLLEHMESRMLDFIKAFQGCTAADDKTAAVEDFLRYLYGAMARDAIWQYASEDQLQDAQMAIERSVMNRIFKLAFYPNQDGDILRDQLFHEHIQRLSKVVTANHKALQVPEVYLKEAPWPSAQSEIRTINAYKTPRDKVQCILRMCSTIMNLLSLANEDSVPGADDFVPVLVFVLIRANPPCLLSTVQYINNFYASRLSGEECYWWMQFTAALEFIKTIDDRK from the exons ATGGTGAAGCCAGACATCCACACTCTGGCCCACCACCTGAAGCAGGAGCGGCTGTACGTGGCGTCGGAGAAGCAGCTGATCCAGAGGCTCAACAGCGATGTGCTGAAGACCGCCGAGAGGCTGTACCGAGCTGCGTGGATCGCCAAGCAGCAGAGGATCAACCTCGACCGCCTCATTCTCACCAG CGCGGAGGCCTCTCCGGCTGAATGCTGCCAACATGCCAAAATGCTGGAAGACACACAGTTTGTCGATGGCTACAAGACTTTGGGCTTCCAGGAGACCATCTATGGCGAGTTCTTGGCCCGGTTGAGGGAGAATCCCAGACTGGTAGCATCGTGTCTGGTGgcaggagagaggctgaaccAGGAGCACACCCAGGGAGTCATCCATACAGTCTTCACCTCACTTTATGGCAACTGTATCATGCAAGAGGATGAGAGctacctgctgcag GTGTTGCGATACCTGATAGAGTTTGAACTGAAGGAGAGCGACAACCCTCGCCGTCTCCTGCGACGGGGAACCTGTGCCTTCAGCATCCTTTTCAAGCTCTTCTCCGAGGGCCTGTACTCAGCCAAGCTCTTCCTCACTGCTACCCTCCATGAACCCATAatgcagctgctggtggaagATGAAGACCACCTGGAGACTGACCCAGCCAAGGTGACAGAACGCCTCACTCCGGCCCAGCAGGAACGTTTTGGGGAGAAGGGCTCCGAGGGCTACAAACAACGGGTGCAGGCAGCGGTGGAGGCCAACGAAGCCAAACTGGTCGCTCTGGTCAACAAGTTTATCGGTTACCTGAAGCAGAACACCTACTGCTTTCCCCACAGCCTGCGCTGGATAGTGTCACAGATGTACAAGACGTTGTCCTGTGTGGAGCGTCTTGAGGTGGGTGAGGTGCGCACCATGTGTACAGACCTGCTGCTGACCTGCTTCATCTGCCCAGCTATAGTGAATCCAGAGCAGTATGGAATCATCTCAGACGCCCCCATCAACGAAGTGGCCCGCTTCAATCTGATGCAG GTGGGGCAGCTTCTGCAGCAGTTGGCCAtggctgatgatgatgcagaCCCAAGACGTAAAAGCAGTTTGTCCAAATTTGACAAG AGTTGTGTTGCTGCCTTTCTGGATGTGGTGATCGGCGGAAGAGCGGTCGAGACCCCACCCATGTCCTCCATGAACCTCCTCGAAGGCCTCAGTAGGACTGTGGTCTATATTACGCATAATCAGCTGCTCGTGCTG GTGGACTTTGTGCGGAGCGTGATGGCAGGGGACCATCTTCGGGAGGAGGAGCACATGGCTCTGGAGACCCTGCTTGCCAACGTGCCCCAGAGTCGAACTGTGAAGAGCAACAGCCTGGAGCTCACTCCCTCCAACACCCCCCAGCTCTCCCCAGCCACCACTCCTGCCAACAAGAAGAACAGGCTCCCCATAG GACAACACTTAGCCGCTATAACATCCTGGGACCCCACAGCCACCACTCTGTCTGCTCACATTCCATTAGTAACCCCTTTTG CTGCTCGGAGCCGCAGCCGTACCAACATCGCCcaggagggggaggcagaggcCAGCTCCCAAGAATCCCTGCAGGAGCTGATGCCAGAGGAGGTGCTGGTGATCTCACTGGGAACTGGTCCTCAGACCGTCCCTGGGATGATGTCAGAGAATGAG GTTTTGAACCTGCAGATGGCTGATGGGGCCCAGGGGGACGGCCATGCTGATGATACTAAGCTGCATGGGAAACCAGACAAAACCCTGCGCTTCTCCCTCTGCAGCGACAACTTGGAAGGCATCTCAGAGG GTCCATCCAATCGCTCGaactctgtgtcctctctggaCCTGGAGGGAGAGTCTGTTTCTGAGCTGGGAGCCGGACCGTCAGGGAGCAACGGGGTGGAGGCTCTGCAGCTTCTGGAGCATGAACAgg CCACCACTCAGGACAACCTGGACGACAAACTGCGCAAGTTTGAGATCAGAGACATGATGGGTCTGACGGATGATCGGGACATTTCTGAGACTGTCAGTGAAACTTGGAGCACCGATGTGCTCGGCAGCGACTTCGACCCCAACATGGATGAAGATCGGCTGCAGGAAATAGCAG GGGCGGCTGCAGAGAACATGCTCGGCAGCCTGCTGTGTCTTCCTGGCTCGGGTTCAGTGCTGCTGGACCCCTATGGCTCCACCATCTCCGAGACCACGAGCGAGGCCTGGAGCGTGGAGGTGCTTCCCAGCGACTCAG AAGCCCCAGACCTGAAGCAGGAGGAGCgtctgcaggagctggagagctGCTCAGGGGTCGGCAGCACCTCAGACGACACCGAGGTCAGAGAGGTCAGCTCGAGACCCAGCACGCCGGGCCTCAGCGTCGTGTCCG GTATCAGCGCGACCTCAGAAGACATCCCGAACAAGATCGAGGACCTGCGGTCAGAGTGCAGCTCAGACTTTGGAGGGAAGGACTCTGTGACCAGTCCAGATGGGGAGGAGTCAGGCCACG gaGCGCACCATCTGACATCCCCGCCCTCACAGTCTGATTCCTTGCTGGCCATGTTCGatcccctctcctctgctgaag GTTCCTCCACCGGAACAATAGTGAGGCCTAAAGTGCACTACGCCAGGCCCGCTCACCCTCCCCCCGATCCTCCCATCCCTGAAGCCAGTGCCCTGGGGCAGGAGACACGCCACTCTCTCTTCACGCCTCACTGCCTGGCCCAGGCCGAGCTGGAGCACACCAAGCAGCGCCACTCCTTCCCTGACAGGCTGGTCCGCAGCCGCAGCTCTGACATCGTGTGCCCAGGCCGCCGGCCCACAAGCGACCCCGGCCTTAACCGGCGGGTGGCAGTCGAAGAGCGCGACCCTGCCGGGGCCTTCGCCTTAGGACCGTCCTCGTCCCCCAGCAAGGACTCCCTGAAAGGAGAG GCAGAGGACAGGAAAGACAGCGACGACGAGAAGTCTGATCGCAACAGGCCATGGTGGAAGAAACGCTTCGTGTCAGCCATTCCCAAAG TGCTGTATTGGACGGCTGAGAGTGATGTCCCAG ctcccaTAGCAGCGTTTCGGAAAAGGGACAAGCAGGAGAAAGACGACATTTCCCAGGAGCGTATCCCACAAG ACGACCCGCTGCCCAGACAGAGCTGTCAAGCACAGGCAGCTGAAGACATCCTGGACAAGTACAGGAACATCAAGAGGACCAGCCCGAGTGATGGCGCCACCGGCGGAGCTTCGTACGACGGGACAGGAG ATCTTTGTGTTGAGGACAACGTGCACGACTCTCCCAGAGAAGACACTCTGCAGAACATTTCCACAGATGACCTTCCAGACTCAGCCAGCCAGACAGCGCAGCAGCACGACTCCAAGTTCTCATTCAG TGATGCAAAGAAGAAGCTGCGGTTGGCGTTGTGCTCCGCAGACTCGGTGGCTCTGCCCATCATGGCTCCTGCAACCACACGAAACGGGCTGCCCGACCACATGGACTCTGAAG ACAATGAGATCGTCTGCTTCCTGAAGGTTCAGCTAGCAGAGGCCATCAACCTCCAGGATAAGAACCAGATGGCCCAGATCCAGGAGACCACGCGCTGCGTCAGCCGCTTCGACGCGCGCAcctgcaggaagctgctggCTGCCATCGCTGAGGATTACAG AAAGCGGGCGCCGTACATAGCTTATCTCACCAGATGTCGTCAGGGCCTGCAGACCTCTCAGGCCCATCTGGAGAGGCTCCTCCAGAGGGTGCTGAGAGACAAGGAGGTGGCGAACCGCTACTTCACCACGGTCTGCGTCCGGCTGCTTCTCGAACACATGGAGTCCAGGATGCTCGACTTCATCAAAG cgtTCCAGGGCTGCACAGCAGCCGATGACAAGACAGCCGCAGTGGAGGATTTTCTGCGCTACCTGTATGGCGCCATGGCCCGTGATGCCATTTGGCAGTATGCGAGCGAGGACCAGCTGCAGGACGCCCAGATGGCGATCGAGCGCAGCGTTATGAACCGCATCTTCAAACTGGCCTTCTACCCCAACCAGGATGGAGATATTCTCAGAGACCA GCTTTTCCACGAGCACATCCAGCGGCTCTCAAAAGTAGTGACGGCCAATCACAAAGCTCTTCAGGTCCCAGAG GTGTACCTGAAGGAGGCCCCCTGGCCCTCTGCCCAGTCTGAGATCAGGACCATCAACGCCTACAAGACGCCGCGAGACAAAGTCCAGTGCATACTGCGCATGTGCTCCACCATCATGAACCTCCTCAGCCTGGCCAACGAAGACTCCGTCCCTGGAGCGGACGACTTTGTCCCCGTGCTCGTCTTTGTCCTCATCAGG GCAAACCCGCCCTGCCTGCTGTCCACCGTTCAGTACATCAATAATTTCTATGCCAGCCGGCTGAGTGGGGAGGAGTGCTATTGGTGGATGCAGTTCACCGCGGCGCTGGAATTCATTAAGACCATCGACGATCGCAAGTGA